In a single window of the Gemmatimonadota bacterium genome:
- a CDS encoding 50S ribosomal protein L23, with protein sequence MTKDPRAIVSRPLVTEKNHVLQEEQNKYVFEVARDVNKLEIKRAIEAIFDVQVESVRTLRMKGKVKRLGRFEGRRPDWKKAIVKLVDGDIIDLYTGT encoded by the coding sequence ATGACGAAGGACCCACGGGCCATCGTGTCGCGCCCCCTGGTGACGGAGAAGAACCACGTGCTCCAGGAAGAGCAGAACAAGTACGTGTTCGAAGTGGCCAGAGACGTGAACAAGCTGGAAATCAAGCGGGCCATCGAAGCGATCTTCGACGTGCAGGTCGAGTCGGTGCGCACCCTCCGCATGAAGGGCAAGGTAAAGCGTCTCGGACGTTTCGAGGGACGCCGGCCCGACTGGAAGAAGGCCATCGTGAAACTCGTCGACGGCGATATCATCGACCTGTACACGGGAACCTGA
- the rplB gene encoding 50S ribosomal protein L2, protein MAVRTFRPKTPGQRFKTVSSFKEITKETPESSLVRPLKKSGGRNNLGRTTARHRGGGHKRRYRLIDFRRDKTGVPARVHAIEYDPNRSARIALLHYADGEKRYILAPLGLSVGHTVMSGSQSEIRSGNHMPLDHIPLGTMLHNIELSPGRGGQLVRSAGGAAQLMSRDGGFAQLRLPSGEIRRVPEACSATIGQVGNTDHENISLGKAGRARWLGRRGYSRGVAKNPVDHPMGGGEGKSSGGRHPVSPWGKKTKGLRTRKKNKKSDTQIIKRRK, encoded by the coding sequence ATGGCAGTACGCACATTCAGACCCAAGACCCCCGGTCAGCGGTTCAAGACCGTGTCCTCCTTCAAGGAGATCACGAAGGAAACGCCGGAGTCCTCCCTCGTCCGTCCCCTGAAGAAATCGGGCGGGCGGAACAACCTGGGACGGACGACGGCCCGCCACCGCGGCGGCGGCCACAAGCGGCGCTACCGCTTAATCGATTTCCGGCGCGACAAGACCGGCGTCCCGGCCAGGGTCCATGCCATCGAGTACGATCCGAACCGTTCGGCGCGGATCGCGCTGCTGCACTACGCGGACGGCGAGAAGCGCTACATCCTCGCGCCGCTCGGCCTGTCGGTGGGCCATACGGTCATGTCCGGAAGCCAGTCGGAGATCCGGAGCGGCAACCATATGCCCCTGGACCACATCCCCCTGGGCACGATGCTGCACAACATCGAGCTTTCGCCCGGGCGCGGCGGACAGCTCGTAAGGTCCGCGGGCGGGGCCGCCCAGTTGATGTCGCGGGACGGCGGCTTTGCCCAGTTGCGCCTGCCCTCCGGGGAAATCCGGCGGGTACCCGAGGCCTGTTCCGCCACGATCGGACAGGTGGGCAACACGGACCACGAGAACATATCGCTCGGCAAGGCCGGGCGCGCCCGGTGGCTGGGGCGGCGCGGCTATTCCCGCGGCGTGGCGAAGAACCCCGTGGATCACCCCATGGGCGGAGGAGAAGGCAAGAGTTCAGGCGGCCGGCACCCCGTGTCTCCGTGGGGAAAGAAGACCAAGGGCTTGCGGACGCGCAAGAAGAACAAAAAATCGGATACTCAGATCATCAAGCGGCGTAAATAG
- the rpsS gene encoding 30S ribosomal protein S19, translating to MGRSVKKGPYIDDSVKKKIDELNRTGEKRVVRTWARASTITPDFVGHTLAIHNGNKFIPVYISENMVGHKLGEFAPTRTYRGHSGRVTERSTQLK from the coding sequence ATGGGCCGTTCGGTCAAGAAGGGGCCGTACATTGACGACAGCGTCAAGAAGAAGATCGACGAACTGAACCGGACCGGCGAGAAGCGGGTGGTCCGCACCTGGGCCCGCGCCAGCACGATCACGCCGGACTTCGTCGGCCATACGCTGGCCATTCACAACGGCAACAAGTTCATTCCGGTCTACATCTCGGAGAACATGGTGGGCCACAAGCTCGGTGAATTCGCGCCGACGCGCACCTACCGTGGGCACAGCGGACGGGTCACGGAACGTTCCACGCAGTTGAAGTAG
- a CDS encoding 50S ribosomal protein L22, which translates to MEARATARQVRGSARKIRQVADMIRGRSVQEALNILQFVPKACARPLEKTVRSATANAMNVDDEHTLDIEDLKIKTVYVDGGPVMKRIHYGPRGSASTIRKRTSHITVVVAD; encoded by the coding sequence ATGGAAGCCCGTGCAACGGCGCGGCAGGTACGCGGCTCCGCACGCAAGATACGCCAGGTGGCGGACATGATCCGCGGCCGGTCCGTACAGGAAGCCCTGAACATTCTTCAGTTCGTGCCCAAGGCGTGCGCCCGACCGCTCGAGAAGACCGTGCGTTCCGCGACGGCGAACGCCATGAACGTGGACGACGAACACACGCTGGATATCGAGGACCTGAAGATCAAGACCGTTTACGTCGATGGCGGTCCGGTCATGAAACGCATCCATTACGGCCCCCGCGGCAGCGCATCCACGATCCGGAAGCGCACGAGCCATATCACCGTGGTGGTCGCGGACTAG